The proteins below come from a single Iocasia fonsfrigidae genomic window:
- the cax gene encoding calcium/proton exchanger, whose translation MVKKMRYLLIFVPISLGFSYFRDGSIWSFITSALAIIPLAALMASITDRLRNILGSSWGGIINVTFGNATELIISIFAIYDGLLNVVKANITGSIIMNLLLVLGMSFLLGGLRYQRQKFDKLLAITNSAMLMLAVIGMLIPAIFYFGSSNIKTLVLGKLSMGVGFVLFVTYLASLYFTLIFHEKEKKVFHVSKGSGGDSARKKEGKGKLWYNVLYLLLTTIFIAIEASILVGSIEIIQEGFNISPVFIGVIILPIISNVAENVTAINMARADKIDLSITIAIGSSIQVSLFIVPLLIFFSHLIGRPMNVLFNLLEISSIGLSVLAINVVYLQGKSNWFEGLQLIAAYLIIAIAFYFA comes from the coding sequence ATGGTAAAGAAGATGCGCTACCTTTTGATATTTGTGCCCATTAGTCTTGGATTTTCTTACTTTCGGGATGGTTCTATCTGGAGTTTTATTACTTCTGCCCTGGCTATTATACCACTGGCTGCATTAATGGCAAGTATTACTGATCGATTAAGGAATATTCTCGGTAGCAGCTGGGGCGGAATTATAAATGTTACCTTTGGTAATGCCACAGAATTGATTATTTCTATCTTTGCTATTTATGATGGATTATTAAATGTTGTCAAAGCCAATATAACAGGGTCAATAATTATGAATTTATTATTGGTATTGGGTATGTCTTTTTTATTGGGGGGATTAAGGTATCAGCGTCAAAAGTTTGATAAATTATTAGCCATTACTAATAGTGCTATGCTGATGTTGGCGGTAATAGGAATGCTGATACCGGCTATTTTTTATTTTGGTTCATCAAATATTAAGACACTTGTTTTAGGAAAATTGAGTATGGGAGTCGGTTTTGTCCTGTTTGTTACGTATCTGGCAAGCCTCTATTTTACACTAATCTTTCATGAAAAAGAAAAAAAAGTTTTTCATGTCAGTAAAGGCTCTGGAGGAGACAGTGCAAGAAAAAAGGAGGGAAAAGGGAAGTTATGGTATAATGTTCTTTATCTGCTTTTAACAACTATTTTTATTGCTATTGAAGCCAGTATTTTAGTAGGTTCTATAGAAATAATTCAAGAGGGGTTTAATATTTCTCCAGTATTTATAGGTGTTATTATTTTACCGATTATATCAAATGTAGCTGAAAATGTAACTGCTATTAATATGGCCAGGGCAGATAAAATAGACCTCAGTATTACCATAGCTATAGGTTCCAGTATCCAGGTTTCTCTTTTTATTGTCCCTTTACTAATTTTTTTCAGTCATTTGATTGGTCGGCCGATGAATGTTTTATTTAATCTGCTGGAGATTAGTTCGATAGGCTTATCAGTCCTGGCAATCAATGTTGTTTATCTTCAGGGAAAATCAAACTGGTTTGAAGGCCTGCAGTTAATAGCTGCCTATTTAATTATTGCTATTGCTTTTTATTTTGCTTAA
- a CDS encoding sulfotransferase family protein gives MGDCVIVLGMHRSGTSMIAGILDRLGINMGDNLIGAMPSNPYGHYEDKEFVELNDRILHAAGGFWYNPPGREALLEKQNTFKDDILSLVQKINDSSKYCGWKDPRTSLTIELFYPYLTAPKFIVCHRAAVQVANSLQKRSGIPLEVGINLKREYDVRLADFFTRNKDLPKIDLYYNDVLENTRERISSIVDFLVIKPSSAQLKEAEGFVVVK, from the coding sequence ATGGGTGATTGTGTGATAGTCTTAGGTATGCATAGGAGTGGGACATCAATGATTGCCGGAATATTAGATAGATTAGGAATAAATATGGGGGATAATTTAATAGGGGCAATGCCTTCAAACCCGTATGGGCACTATGAGGATAAAGAGTTTGTAGAATTAAATGATAGGATCTTACATGCTGCCGGGGGGTTTTGGTATAATCCCCCTGGCAGGGAGGCCTTATTGGAAAAGCAAAATACTTTTAAAGATGATATTCTTTCACTTGTTCAAAAAATTAATGATTCCAGTAAATACTGTGGGTGGAAAGACCCCAGGACTTCACTAACAATAGAATTATTTTATCCTTATCTAACAGCCCCAAAATTTATTGTCTGCCACCGTGCTGCTGTACAGGTAGCAAATTCCCTACAAAAAAGGAGTGGAATACCCCTTGAAGTGGGGATTAATCTCAAGCGAGAATATGATGTCAGACTGGCTGATTTTTTTACAAGAAATAAAGATTTACCTAAAATAGATTTATATTATAATGATGTATTAGAAAATACAAGAGAGAGAATTTCCAGTATAGTAGATTTTCTGGTGATAAAGCCGTCATCAGCCCAGCTCAAAGAAGCAGAGGGGTTTGTAGTAGTAAAATAA
- a CDS encoding glycosyltransferase family 2 protein, producing MYSTGTLLKTDNPAIYIVDNNEIRHITNLASYISFGFQEKDYRKISEQELSRLNPGKPIGDWGDLSPDLKLYIKEHLWREKLAVDIIIVNYNSLPHLKKCLHSIYTNTDYPYNIIIIDNNSTDKSREFLARLNNITVVYNQKNRGCAAAWNQGIKKGSNNFIVLLNPDTEVTIDWLYPLVKTAAANQDIALIGTKHVNENEAVIHAGVIKKNNEFIIRKHPRDNPDVYNEPGDVARIHGACFMIKRELIPKLGYFDERYFLYSEETDYCLNAQNKGYRIYYYPVKIYHYEKGASIDQQKRQKIRLESIDKFKKKWGTK from the coding sequence ATGTATTCGACTGGAACACTACTTAAAACAGATAATCCAGCTATATATATTGTTGATAATAATGAGATTAGACATATAACAAATCTGGCCAGCTATATTTCCTTCGGGTTTCAAGAAAAAGATTATAGAAAGATATCTGAGCAAGAACTTTCCCGCTTAAATCCGGGTAAACCCATCGGAGATTGGGGGGATCTCAGTCCAGACCTCAAACTGTATATTAAAGAACACCTGTGGAGGGAAAAACTTGCTGTTGATATAATTATTGTTAATTATAATTCCTTACCACATCTTAAGAAATGCCTGCATAGTATTTACACAAATACAGATTATCCCTATAATATCATCATTATTGATAACAACAGTACTGATAAGAGTAGGGAATTTCTTGCTAGATTAAATAATATAACAGTCGTCTATAATCAAAAAAACAGGGGCTGCGCAGCTGCCTGGAATCAGGGCATAAAAAAAGGGAGTAATAATTTTATTGTTCTCTTAAACCCAGATACTGAGGTTACAATAGACTGGCTCTATCCACTTGTAAAAACAGCAGCTGCTAACCAGGATATAGCTTTAATTGGAACCAAACATGTTAACGAAAATGAAGCAGTAATCCATGCAGGTGTTATTAAAAAAAACAATGAATTTATTATACGTAAACATCCCCGGGATAACCCTGATGTTTATAATGAACCAGGGGATGTGGCCAGGATACACGGGGCCTGTTTTATGATTAAGCGGGAACTAATTCCAAAACTTGGTTATTTTGATGAACGATATTTTTTATACTCTGAAGAGACAGACTACTGCCTTAATGCTCAAAATAAGGGTTATAGAATCTACTACTATCCAGTTAAAATTTACCACTATGAAAAAGGCGCCTCTATCGACCAACAAAAGCGCCAAAAAATCAGGCTTGAAAGTATAGATAAATTCAAGAAAAAATGGGGTACTAAATAA
- a CDS encoding glycosyltransferase family 2 protein, which produces MAGKKPLISTVLLNWNRRYLLEQTVNSYLSTVNVPYELIIVDNGSRDGSQEYIKNVCSCNELCTNILLNKNMGGIALNLALTRARSDILHVSENDLQYKPGWVERVIRIFRVFPELGQLSLYAHSPARNEGDIDGERPSERISRQGLTIYQTRINVHSSSVFRREVWQQGIRWKNIGNNGVRFPDDYSFSQEVMKAGYIVAWNDEYLVTNYGHLIDEIKNNLAYYVRDYKAKPGGLEKLRKRIKRFGYGLILDDKEKSGYRLVSLD; this is translated from the coding sequence ATGGCAGGAAAAAAACCACTGATATCAACTGTATTGTTAAACTGGAATCGACGTTACTTATTAGAGCAGACGGTTAATTCATATCTGTCAACAGTAAATGTACCATATGAATTAATTATTGTTGATAATGGTTCAAGAGATGGTTCACAGGAGTATATAAAAAATGTTTGCAGCTGTAATGAGTTGTGTACTAATATCCTATTAAACAAAAACATGGGTGGAATTGCTCTAAATCTTGCTTTGACAAGAGCAAGGTCAGATATATTACATGTCTCTGAAAATGACCTACAGTATAAGCCAGGATGGGTTGAACGGGTTATAAGGATATTTAGGGTTTTCCCTGAATTAGGACAGTTATCATTATATGCACATTCCCCGGCCAGGAATGAGGGTGACATTGATGGGGAAAGACCATCTGAACGAATAAGCCGTCAGGGCTTAACTATTTATCAGACCAGAATAAATGTCCATTCCAGTTCTGTGTTCAGGCGAGAGGTCTGGCAGCAGGGAATCAGGTGGAAGAACATTGGTAATAATGGAGTCAGGTTTCCTGATGATTATAGTTTTTCTCAGGAAGTGATGAAAGCTGGTTATATTGTTGCCTGGAATGATGAGTACCTGGTGACTAATTACGGCCACCTTATAGATGAGATTAAGAATAACTTGGCTTATTATGTCAGGGATTATAAAGCAAAGCCTGGTGGGTTAGAAAAGCTTAGAAAACGAATAAAGAGGTTTGGATATGGTTTGATTTTAGATGATAAAGAAAAATCGGGTTATAGGCTGGTTTCTCTAGATTGA
- a CDS encoding sulfotransferase family 2 domain-containing protein, protein MATSKVIIFMHIPKTAGTTLRGIIEQEYSEIAYGYGGFKEEYNNLSRYMGNRASGLQCIIGHIPFGIHSYYNRPFHYITFIREPVDRVISLYYYRLYNKKYLPVEDIGLEKFLNNYYTQACNLQTKFLSRDVDLADMVSLENFIKYKNEVKPDLEKAIDNLERYFTVGVTDYFNVSILLMGRELGWNKLDYQQKNVNPGRPRKEELSTGLIELIKEKNSLDMKLYSYACNKIKSQLKDY, encoded by the coding sequence ATGGCTACTAGTAAAGTAATTATATTTATGCATATCCCTAAAACGGCTGGGACGACTTTAAGGGGAATTATTGAACAAGAATATTCAGAAATAGCTTATGGATATGGTGGTTTTAAAGAAGAATATAATAATTTGAGTAGATATATGGGTAATAGGGCTTCAGGATTACAATGTATTATTGGCCATATACCATTTGGAATTCATTCATATTATAACAGGCCTTTCCATTATATTACTTTTATAAGAGAGCCGGTAGATAGGGTTATTTCCTTATACTATTATCGTTTATATAACAAGAAATACCTGCCGGTTGAGGATATTGGTTTAGAAAAATTTTTAAATAATTATTATACACAGGCTTGTAATCTACAGACTAAATTTCTATCCAGGGATGTTGATCTAGCAGATATGGTGAGTTTAGAAAATTTTATTAAATACAAGAATGAAGTAAAACCAGATCTTGAAAAGGCTATTGACAACCTTGAAAGGTATTTTACAGTCGGGGTGACTGATTACTTTAATGTATCAATATTATTAATGGGCAGGGAGTTAGGATGGAATAAACTTGACTATCAGCAGAAGAATGTTAATCCGGGAAGGCCCAGAAAAGAAGAGTTGTCAACAGGCCTGATCGAATTAATAAAGGAAAAAAATAGTTTGGATATGAAACTATATTCATATGCCTGTAATAAAATAAAAAGCCAGCTTAAAGATTATTGA
- a CDS encoding DUF3794 and LysM peptidoglycan-binding domain-containing protein, whose amino-acid sequence MPEQLQVNESIATRTSQTRVSRNLNIPSTLPAAARVVSANARVEITDTSAERGVVVISGIIRVTVYYATLDDPSNVVSVRRSFTFTDREVISGVRPGYQVDVESLISDIDFELLNDRLIELEFTVVSDIEVTTVDVVTPIGEAPDFDFRRRRYTIQRRLRERNFTRELESVERLPSGASDIDRIIDVDSTVQIIDVSTGYDRVTVRGTIRSNLLYVAAGEDVEYSSLSYGFNETFPFSGVTPEMNAFVDTSVISESAQKVDNRRVRINTELRFQILVVLEETVELPTDIISPVDGMFPVRRTVIVERIVAEERTRIQARDQVTVAAGNPDVGRVISASGNIRGASLEVEAQNGGVLISGVVDANIIYVADLPDQPVYFAPAVITFSSFINIPQVTSNMEAYADISINRITANRASERQITVIAVLNVNLVVTERVRVPIITGISEQPIQEPTAPSQYITYTVKSGDTLYLIAQRFGVTVNRITSINNITDPGELQIGQRLLIPRG is encoded by the coding sequence ATGCCTGAACAATTACAGGTAAATGAATCTATTGCCACAAGAACTTCACAAACAAGGGTAAGTAGAAATCTCAACATTCCTTCTACATTACCGGCTGCAGCAAGGGTTGTTAGTGCTAATGCCAGGGTTGAAATTACTGACACAAGTGCAGAAAGAGGGGTTGTTGTAATAAGTGGAATCATTCGTGTTACGGTTTACTATGCTACCCTTGATGACCCATCAAACGTTGTTAGTGTCAGGAGGAGTTTTACCTTTACTGATAGGGAAGTTATTAGTGGTGTCAGGCCAGGTTATCAGGTGGATGTTGAATCACTTATCTCAGATATAGATTTTGAATTATTAAATGACAGGCTTATTGAATTAGAGTTTACTGTAGTTAGTGATATAGAAGTAACTACAGTAGATGTAGTAACCCCAATAGGTGAAGCCCCGGACTTTGATTTTAGAAGGAGAAGGTATACCATTCAACGCCGTCTGCGCGAACGTAATTTTACCAGGGAACTGGAATCAGTTGAAAGGTTACCGTCAGGGGCCTCAGATATAGATAGGATTATTGATGTTGATAGTACAGTTCAAATTATAGATGTAAGTACAGGGTATGACCGTGTTACAGTCAGAGGAACTATTAGAAGTAATCTTTTATATGTAGCTGCTGGGGAAGATGTAGAATACAGTAGTCTTAGCTATGGTTTCAATGAAACCTTCCCTTTTAGCGGTGTTACTCCAGAAATGAATGCCTTTGTCGATACTTCGGTTATTTCTGAAAGTGCCCAAAAAGTAGATAATCGTAGGGTGAGGATAAATACAGAGCTCAGATTTCAAATCCTTGTTGTGTTGGAGGAAACAGTAGAATTACCTACAGATATTATCAGTCCGGTTGATGGGATGTTTCCGGTAAGGAGGACAGTTATAGTTGAGAGGATTGTTGCTGAAGAAAGAACCAGAATACAGGCAAGGGATCAGGTGACAGTAGCAGCAGGGAATCCTGATGTTGGTCGTGTAATCAGTGCAAGTGGAAATATAAGGGGTGCTAGTCTTGAGGTTGAAGCTCAAAATGGTGGTGTTTTAATAAGTGGTGTAGTTGATGCTAATATTATCTATGTAGCTGATCTACCTGATCAGCCTGTATATTTTGCACCTGCTGTTATTACTTTTAGCAGCTTTATAAATATACCTCAGGTTACCTCTAATATGGAGGCATATGCCGATATCAGTATTAATAGAATAACTGCCAATCGGGCTTCAGAGAGACAGATAACTGTTATAGCAGTTCTTAATGTGAATCTGGTAGTTACAGAGAGGGTTAGGGTACCGATTATTACTGGTATATCTGAACAGCCTATTCAGGAACCAACCGCACCGTCACAGTATATTACTTATACTGTTAAATCTGGAGACACTCTTTATTTAATAGCCCAGCGATTTGGAGTAACAGTTAACAGGATTACTTCAATTAATAATATCACTGACCCTGGAGAGCTTCAAATTGGGCAGAGATTATTAATACCAAGAGGCTGA
- a CDS encoding DUF3794 and LysM peptidoglycan-binding domain-containing protein translates to MAINFDEELIRVEFVIGEDVASETVSQNITVPNGKPDIERVIDVKADLLDVESNIEDGGVEVTGTIEAGVVYVGIVPEDEPQQPVHFFEGQLTFTNFFDFPEAEPGMNVFVDINIRRVSWDFNENAPRTVEVDVVLSKFVKLTEYQQITVVTDVTGIPEENIVEELLRIEDVIGENTVTSVITGRLELPPGKPPIERVLKVLAEIQDVTTEITNEGVIVEGDIFGGAMYVADVEDGDQPVHFLEDTIHFTETVDVAGAEEDMTVHTNLTIKRLSFDFIDEDTVEIDVVVQFFVKVTEPKQVTVITDIISDLVEIERELLRVEDVVGEDVVHETISSILNIPPEKPLAQRIIEPSARIVEYEATTDEDGVYLEGDIEAAAVYVGVAEEGEFLQPVHFVETPEGNYFNFDNFIDIPGTEPGMNTHTEVEVTKVNASLTDCEEVNGTQVCSAIEFDIVIRKFAKVTEFRQMEIVTDLVVISPAADDECPPSYVVYVVQAGDTLWKIARRYRTTVDALIEANPNIDPNNLQIGQKICVPRGIIEPKG, encoded by the coding sequence TTGGCAATTAACTTTGATGAAGAATTAATAAGAGTGGAATTCGTAATAGGTGAGGATGTAGCCAGTGAAACTGTCAGTCAAAATATTACCGTTCCCAATGGGAAACCAGATATTGAGAGGGTTATTGATGTAAAAGCTGATCTCCTTGATGTAGAGAGCAATATTGAGGATGGTGGTGTTGAAGTAACAGGTACGATAGAGGCTGGTGTAGTATATGTTGGAATAGTTCCTGAAGATGAACCACAACAGCCGGTTCACTTCTTCGAAGGGCAGCTAACTTTTACCAATTTCTTTGATTTTCCTGAAGCAGAGCCGGGAATGAATGTTTTTGTAGATATTAATATAAGACGTGTTTCCTGGGACTTTAATGAAAATGCCCCCCGTACTGTAGAAGTTGATGTAGTATTAAGCAAGTTTGTTAAGCTGACCGAGTATCAGCAGATAACAGTAGTGACAGATGTAACTGGCATTCCAGAAGAAAATATAGTTGAGGAGTTATTAAGGATTGAAGATGTTATAGGTGAAAATACGGTTACAAGTGTTATTACTGGTAGACTTGAACTGCCTCCGGGCAAACCGCCTATTGAAAGGGTATTAAAGGTTTTAGCAGAGATACAGGATGTGACAACAGAGATTACTAATGAAGGTGTTATTGTCGAAGGGGATATTTTTGGTGGTGCAATGTATGTGGCTGATGTAGAAGATGGTGATCAACCAGTACATTTTCTGGAAGATACAATTCATTTCACTGAAACAGTTGATGTTGCAGGGGCTGAAGAGGACATGACAGTCCATACCAATTTAACAATTAAACGTCTTTCTTTCGATTTTATTGATGAGGATACTGTTGAAATTGATGTTGTAGTTCAATTCTTTGTAAAGGTTACTGAACCTAAACAAGTTACAGTAATAACTGATATAATAAGTGATCTGGTTGAGATTGAAAGGGAGCTTCTCAGGGTAGAAGATGTAGTAGGTGAGGATGTTGTTCACGAAACCATTAGTAGTATTTTAAATATTCCACCGGAAAAACCACTTGCCCAGAGAATTATTGAGCCCTCTGCCAGAATTGTTGAGTATGAAGCTACAACTGATGAGGATGGGGTTTATCTGGAAGGGGATATAGAGGCAGCAGCTGTTTATGTTGGTGTTGCTGAAGAGGGAGAATTCTTACAACCAGTACACTTTGTTGAAACTCCAGAGGGAAACTACTTTAATTTTGATAATTTTATTGATATACCAGGTACTGAACCTGGCATGAATACACACACAGAGGTAGAAGTTACTAAAGTTAATGCATCATTGACAGACTGTGAAGAAGTCAATGGTACACAGGTATGTAGTGCAATAGAATTTGATATAGTTATCAGGAAGTTTGCCAAGGTAACAGAGTTTAGACAGATGGAGATAGTTACAGACCTGGTGGTTATTTCTCCAGCTGCTGATGATGAATGTCCACCATCTTATGTAGTTTATGTGGTGCAGGCAGGAGATACACTCTGGAAAATAGCTAGGAGATATCGTACTACTGTAGATGCCTTAATAGAAGCTAACCCGAATATAGACCCAAATAATTTACAGATAGGACAGAAGATATGTGTTCCCCGCGGTATAATTGAACCAAAGGGGTAG
- a CDS encoding DUF3794 domain-containing protein translates to MYSWLILMGIITGFMISTYYLYQYWTKPMSEIENYFDDRVFKRVEVVPKVNKTAYEFAYQNNTNFGKDSLDKEQSNKKVHEVFAFHSIKPPDKSEKKDNEGKEGLAAGKGGNPEENNRIKEDTSDKEKILKEDRQIDDERLIKDEMESSKGVSETSKIRFESTWVSKNTKGGMIMPELQQVEGLELIKTPVVIGENVIQRMEVTDLSLDTSAIKIRDINATVTNLDTDVIDNKVIIQGTIHKQIFFVGTDDIIHHQAEDINFSYFVDVPGAEPGMDVLVEPTIEHIVTRLIMDGTILHQKVVLQFFVKVLSIQQLIVETGVGPLIKVERVIGENSVQTMVMNEVTLAVDAIKIVDINAEVVDLETEIIEDKVIIQGVVHKQLFYIGVDDVEHHQAEDIPFSEFVDIPGAEPGMNVQVHPNVEHIKQELSVDGTTVTQEIVLELFVKVTETVQINLVTGEDSLVMLPEVVGENTKQVLSETTLELDQTAIKIKDIQASFEDVNAVVINDKVIIQGIIHKQIFYVGEDNVEYHQAENVPFSTFVDVIGARPDMDVDIIPTIAFIKPELDPEGELLTQKVIGDIFVKVTENIQFNVSEVGPYGV, encoded by the coding sequence TTGTATTCATGGTTAATCTTAATGGGTATCATAACTGGTTTTATGATAAGCACTTATTATTTATATCAATACTGGACTAAGCCAATGAGTGAAATAGAGAATTATTTTGATGACAGAGTTTTTAAACGAGTGGAAGTAGTACCTAAGGTTAATAAGACGGCTTATGAATTCGCCTACCAGAATAATACTAATTTTGGAAAAGATAGTCTGGATAAGGAGCAGAGTAATAAAAAAGTGCACGAAGTATTTGCTTTTCATAGTATTAAACCCCCAGATAAGAGTGAAAAAAAAGATAATGAAGGAAAGGAGGGGTTAGCAGCAGGAAAGGGGGGAAATCCTGAAGAAAATAATAGGATTAAAGAAGATACCAGTGATAAAGAAAAAATACTAAAAGAAGACCGGCAAATAGATGATGAACGGCTAATAAAAGATGAAATGGAGTCGTCTAAAGGAGTATCTGAAACCAGTAAAATCAGGTTTGAATCGACATGGGTAAGTAAAAATACAAAAGGAGGTATGATAATGCCTGAATTGCAACAGGTAGAAGGGTTAGAATTAATCAAAACCCCGGTAGTAATTGGGGAAAATGTTATTCAGAGAATGGAGGTTACCGATCTTTCGCTTGATACTTCTGCAATTAAAATTAGGGATATTAATGCAACAGTTACTAATCTTGATACTGATGTAATTGATAATAAGGTAATTATTCAGGGGACAATACATAAACAAATATTTTTTGTTGGTACAGATGACATTATACACCATCAAGCAGAAGATATTAATTTTAGTTATTTTGTTGATGTCCCAGGTGCAGAACCAGGTATGGATGTTTTAGTAGAACCTACGATAGAGCATATTGTAACAAGATTAATAATGGATGGTACTATTCTCCATCAAAAAGTAGTTTTACAGTTCTTTGTCAAGGTGCTTTCTATACAGCAGTTAATAGTTGAGACTGGTGTAGGGCCCTTAATCAAGGTTGAAAGGGTTATTGGAGAGAATTCTGTTCAAACTATGGTCATGAATGAGGTAACTTTGGCTGTTGATGCTATTAAAATTGTAGATATTAATGCTGAGGTTGTTGACCTTGAAACAGAGATTATAGAGGATAAGGTTATTATACAGGGGGTTGTTCATAAACAATTATTCTATATTGGTGTAGATGATGTAGAACACCACCAAGCAGAGGATATCCCCTTTAGTGAATTTGTTGATATACCTGGTGCAGAACCGGGTATGAATGTACAGGTGCACCCCAATGTTGAACATATTAAACAGGAGTTAAGTGTTGATGGAACTACAGTTACTCAGGAAATAGTATTAGAGCTTTTTGTAAAGGTTACAGAAACTGTTCAGATCAATCTTGTTACTGGGGAAGATTCACTGGTGATGCTTCCAGAAGTAGTAGGCGAAAACACTAAGCAGGTTCTTTCTGAGACTACACTTGAACTGGATCAGACAGCAATTAAAATTAAGGATATACAGGCCAGTTTTGAGGATGTCAATGCTGTGGTTATTAATGATAAAGTCATTATACAGGGAATAATACATAAGCAGATTTTCTATGTAGGCGAAGATAACGTAGAATATCATCAGGCAGAAAATGTTCCCTTTAGTACCTTTGTTGATGTAATTGGAGCCAGACCAGATATGGACGTAGATATTATACCAACAATTGCTTTTATTAAGCCAGAACTTGACCCAGAAGGTGAGTTGTTGACCCAGAAGGTTATTGGAGATATTTTTGTGAAAGTGACAGAGAATATACAATTTAATGTAAGTGAAGTAGGACCGTATGGAGTTTAG